A DNA window from Corynebacterium ciconiae DSM 44920 contains the following coding sequences:
- the trxA gene encoding thioredoxin: MSEIINLTTDTFKSTVIESEKPVLVDFWAEWCGPCKKLGPLIEQVAEEVGDAAVVAKVDVDAERTLGAMFQIMSIPTVLIFKGGEKVAEYVGVRPKREYVEKLTSLA; the protein is encoded by the coding sequence ATGTCTGAGATCATTAACCTCACCACCGATACCTTTAAGTCCACCGTGATCGAGTCCGAGAAGCCGGTATTGGTGGATTTCTGGGCCGAGTGGTGCGGCCCGTGTAAGAAGCTTGGCCCCTTGATCGAGCAGGTCGCCGAGGAGGTCGGCGATGCCGCCGTGGTGGCCAAGGTGGATGTGGATGCCGAGCGCACCCTGGGCGCCATGTTCCAGATCATGTCCATTCCCACCGTGTTGATTTTCAAGGGCGGCGAGAAGGTAGCCGAGTACGTGGGCGTGCGCCCGAAGCGCGAGTACGTGGAAAAACTGACGTCACTTGCGTAA
- the murJ gene encoding murein biosynthesis integral membrane protein MurJ translates to MTDKHTPIEGQRPGLRGRIVPPAPPAPIPESRPSVQEKRKQKLESQHSDHSQLSAEPAQALYEAQQDAANEPVAAAGTSSPVATQQEDEQGTTSDSDVVRAGGSMAIATLISRITGFLRNLAIGATLGSAVGSAFTVANTLPNLVTEIVLGAVLTSLVVPVLVRAEKEDPDRGAAFIRRLFTLALTLLVVVTTIAVVTAPWLTRITIDDEGKVNIIQATSFAYLVLPQILFYGIFSLFMAVLNTKGVFRPGAWAPVWNNVVCLATFALYWLVPGALDPNEQASVTDPHVLLLGLGTTLGVVVQALLLVPPLLKKGIDLRPLWGIDDRLKEFGGMAIAIVIYVAISQLGYIVTTRIASNADARAPLIYQQAWLLLQVPYGVIGVTLLTAIMPRLSRNAAEGDDKAVVRDLTWASKLTFAALIPVIVFFMAFGTNIANALFAYGQFTPSEADILGWTLSFSAFTLIPYALVLLHLRVFYAREEAWTPTFIIAGITTVKIVLSAAAPFVATSSSRVVILLGAANGFGFVTGAVIGVFLLRRKLGSLHGKEIMTSTLWVIGASLVGAGVGLVLDWVLALTVLGAASSVVIMLRTAITGLVFLVVTAIVLSRSGLPEIAAFARLLSRVPGLNRVVSAPPAAAEDEADDGLPQATTAELSTQLVTVEPFTASPVPPPMSAGEVRAPRLVPGAAVANGRYRLLRDYGRVPGARFWHARDQRTGQQVALVFVDTQGMQIPAAPVSPATAAQRAAAVTRTTRALAELNHPAIAKNIHVLPYRAGCLVVADWVEGTALNSLTAGARSGSSRQRFTGANPRAVAYAMSSLLDAAATAHDTGISLGFDHFDRIRVNTDGRAVLAFPAVLESNDYGQDMRYVAKAVEQLVEDEGTGRELQYLTSKLYDTETVNPRVMADDLYEFGMGSDHPEHYLEVAADAAPEPTSSPGFGSKGYTRTGLTLVSAATVGLVVLVAASSVYLLGIFGGNRADSPVNSDSISGAPEKVRNATKVKLTRAEEWEPGDPAARPADWPDNPQLAELVIDGDVATSWHTDDYRAQFGEREEIKNGVGLKIDFAQPASPAEVEFHAGTGGTTVRILGFTDDSDAVNSREQLTELSRAVLRDGSTVVTLPKPSKGEEPTYYRGMVVWVERLPMPAGSGASPRPADIQEIRVKGVVDTVSDAGAGERR, encoded by the coding sequence GTGACAGACAAGCACACGCCAATAGAGGGCCAGCGCCCAGGCTTACGCGGCCGTATCGTGCCGCCGGCACCGCCCGCACCGATCCCCGAATCCAGACCTAGCGTTCAGGAAAAGCGCAAGCAGAAGCTGGAGAGCCAACACAGCGATCATTCGCAGCTTTCGGCCGAACCGGCCCAAGCGCTCTATGAGGCGCAGCAGGATGCCGCCAACGAGCCCGTGGCCGCTGCCGGCACCTCCTCGCCGGTGGCTACCCAGCAGGAGGACGAGCAGGGCACCACCAGCGACTCCGATGTGGTGCGCGCCGGCGGGTCCATGGCAATTGCCACCCTGATCAGCCGTATCACTGGCTTCCTGCGCAACCTCGCCATCGGCGCCACCCTCGGCTCGGCGGTGGGTTCGGCTTTCACCGTGGCCAACACCCTGCCTAACCTCGTCACCGAGATCGTGCTGGGCGCGGTGCTCACCTCCTTGGTGGTGCCGGTGCTCGTGCGCGCCGAGAAGGAGGATCCCGATAGGGGAGCGGCCTTCATCCGGCGGCTGTTCACCTTGGCGCTCACCTTGCTGGTGGTGGTCACCACGATCGCGGTGGTCACCGCCCCGTGGCTGACGCGCATCACCATCGATGATGAGGGCAAGGTCAACATCATCCAGGCCACCTCCTTCGCCTATCTGGTGCTGCCACAGATCCTGTTCTACGGCATCTTCTCGCTATTTATGGCGGTGCTCAATACCAAGGGTGTGTTCCGGCCGGGCGCGTGGGCGCCGGTGTGGAACAACGTGGTGTGCTTGGCTACCTTCGCCCTCTACTGGCTGGTACCTGGGGCCTTGGACCCGAATGAACAGGCCTCGGTGACAGACCCGCACGTGCTGTTGCTGGGCCTGGGCACCACGCTGGGCGTGGTGGTGCAGGCGCTGCTGCTGGTGCCGCCGCTGTTGAAGAAGGGCATCGATCTGCGGCCGCTGTGGGGCATCGATGATCGCCTCAAAGAATTCGGCGGGATGGCTATCGCCATCGTCATCTATGTGGCGATCTCCCAGCTGGGCTACATCGTGACCACTCGTATCGCCTCCAATGCTGATGCCCGCGCCCCGCTGATCTATCAGCAGGCCTGGCTGCTGCTGCAGGTGCCCTATGGCGTGATCGGCGTGACCCTGCTGACCGCGATCATGCCGCGTCTGTCGCGTAATGCCGCCGAGGGCGACGATAAGGCCGTGGTGCGGGATCTCACGTGGGCCTCCAAGCTCACCTTCGCCGCGTTGATCCCGGTGATCGTGTTCTTCATGGCCTTCGGTACCAACATCGCTAATGCGCTCTTCGCCTATGGCCAGTTCACCCCCTCCGAGGCAGATATTCTCGGCTGGACGCTGAGCTTCTCGGCCTTCACTCTCATCCCCTATGCGCTGGTGCTTTTGCACCTGCGCGTGTTCTACGCCCGCGAGGAGGCGTGGACCCCCACCTTCATCATCGCCGGTATCACCACGGTCAAGATCGTGCTGTCGGCGGCCGCACCCTTTGTGGCCACCTCCTCCTCGCGCGTGGTGATTCTGCTCGGCGCGGCCAATGGTTTCGGCTTTGTCACCGGCGCCGTGATCGGTGTGTTCCTGCTGCGCCGCAAGCTGGGCTCGCTGCACGGCAAGGAGATTATGACCTCCACGCTGTGGGTCATTGGCGCCTCGCTGGTGGGTGCCGGGGTGGGCTTGGTGCTCGATTGGGTGCTGGCTCTGACTGTGTTGGGAGCCGCCTCCTCGGTGGTGATTATGCTTCGCACCGCGATCACCGGCTTGGTGTTCTTGGTGGTTACCGCGATCGTGCTCTCGCGTTCGGGGCTGCCGGAGATCGCCGCCTTCGCCCGGCTGCTCAGCCGCGTGCCGGGGCTCAACCGGGTGGTCAGCGCTCCGCCGGCGGCCGCCGAGGACGAGGCGGACGATGGTCTGCCTCAAGCCACCACCGCCGAGCTGTCTACCCAGCTGGTCACGGTGGAGCCCTTCACCGCCTCCCCGGTGCCACCGCCGATGTCCGCCGGCGAGGTGCGGGCCCCGCGCCTGGTGCCGGGTGCCGCGGTGGCCAATGGCCGCTACCGGCTGCTGCGCGATTATGGCCGCGTCCCGGGTGCGCGCTTCTGGCACGCCCGCGACCAGCGCACGGGCCAGCAGGTGGCGTTGGTCTTCGTCGATACCCAAGGCATGCAGATTCCTGCCGCCCCAGTCAGCCCGGCTACCGCGGCCCAGCGCGCGGCCGCGGTCACCCGCACCACGCGGGCTTTGGCGGAGTTGAACCATCCGGCGATCGCCAAGAATATTCATGTGTTGCCCTATCGCGCGGGCTGCCTCGTGGTGGCGGACTGGGTGGAGGGCACCGCCCTCAACTCGCTCACCGCAGGGGCTCGGTCTGGCTCTAGCCGCCAGCGTTTCACTGGGGCGAATCCGCGCGCGGTAGCCTATGCCATGAGTTCGCTTCTCGACGCCGCCGCCACGGCCCACGACACCGGGATCTCGCTCGGCTTCGACCACTTTGATCGCATCCGTGTCAACACCGATGGCCGCGCCGTGCTGGCCTTCCCGGCGGTGCTCGAGAGCAACGACTATGGCCAAGACATGCGCTATGTGGCTAAGGCCGTGGAGCAGCTGGTGGAAGACGAGGGCACGGGCCGCGAGCTGCAGTACCTCACCTCCAAGCTCTATGACACCGAGACGGTCAACCCACGGGTGATGGCGGATGATCTCTACGAGTTCGGCATGGGCTCGGATCACCCGGAGCACTATCTGGAAGTGGCAGCCGATGCCGCACCGGAGCCCACCTCTTCCCCGGGCTTCGGCTCCAAGGGTTATACGCGTACCGGGTTGACGTTGGTCTCCGCCGCCACGGTGGGGTTGGTGGTGCTGGTGGCTGCCTCCAGCGTGTATCTGCTTGGCATCTTCGGCGGTAACCGGGCCGACAGCCCGGTGAACTCGGATTCCATTTCCGGCGCGCCAGAAAAGGTGCGCAACGCCACCAAGGTCAAGCTCACCCGCGCCGAGGAGTGGGAGCCGGGCGATCCGGCGGCCCGCCCAGCCGACTGGCCGGATAACCCGCAATTGGCGGAGCTGGTGATCGACGGCGATGTGGCCACGAGCTGGCACACCGATGATTATCGCGCCCAGTTCGGCGAGCGCGAGGAGATCAAAAACGGCGTGGGCCTGAAGATCGACTTCGCCCAGCCGGCTTCCCCGGCGGAGGTGGAGTTCCACGCCGGTACGGGCGGCACCACGGTGCGCATTCTGGGATTCACTGACGATTCGGATGCCGTGAACTCGCGGGAGCAGCTCACCGAGTTGAGCCGCGCGGTGCTGCGCGATGGCTCCACGGTGGTCACCCTGCCGAAGCCGAGCAAGGGCGAGGAGCCCACCTACTACCGCGGCATGGTGGTGTGGGTGGAGCGGCTGCCGATGCCCGCTGGCAGCGGCGCCTCCCCGCGGCCTGCGGATATTCAAGAGATCCGGGTTAAGGGCGTGGTGGATACTGTCTCGGATGCGGGGGCAGGGGAGCGTCGATAA
- a CDS encoding sigma-70 family RNA polymerase sigma factor, with amino-acid sequence MNTSPTIDTQPDPLSLAERMRADVQLVHEHLAGNEKAFSRIVRQHHTKLFLTARRYSRTEHDAWDILQEALLKASQRMHTFRAEATLSTWLHKLVSNTGYDFTHRRPHQRHELAVMDDDTHARAIDYRHSHDPFISELSRLALLAIMTRLPPEQREALYLIDIAGYTVEWVADYQDVAVGTVKSRRARARTKLQQLYTDPNEIEELLAGAN; translated from the coding sequence ATGAACACATCACCGACCATCGACACCCAACCAGACCCGCTGAGCCTAGCGGAGCGGATGCGAGCCGATGTGCAGCTGGTGCACGAGCATCTCGCCGGCAACGAGAAGGCTTTTAGCCGCATTGTGCGCCAGCATCACACGAAGCTATTTCTCACCGCGCGCCGCTATAGCCGCACCGAGCACGACGCCTGGGACATCTTGCAGGAGGCCCTGCTGAAGGCCTCGCAGCGCATGCACACCTTCCGCGCCGAGGCCACGCTCTCAACCTGGCTGCACAAGCTGGTGTCTAATACCGGCTACGATTTCACCCATCGCCGCCCGCATCAGCGACATGAGCTGGCCGTAATGGACGATGACACCCACGCTCGCGCCATCGACTATCGCCACAGCCACGATCCTTTTATCAGCGAGCTCTCGCGACTGGCGTTGCTGGCGATCATGACCAGGCTGCCACCGGAGCAGCGCGAGGCGCTGTATCTCATTGATATCGCCGGCTACACGGTGGAGTGGGTGGCCGATTATCAGGACGTGGCCGTAGGCACCGTGAAGTCCCGCCGCGCTCGCGCGCGCACCAAGCTGCAGCAGCTCTACACCGACCCCAACGAGATCGAGGAGCTGCTCGCCGGGGCGAACTAG
- the rsmG gene encoding 16S rRNA (guanine(527)-N(7))-methyltransferase RsmG, translated as MFHVKPELQDGPTSKLALPPESAQSVFGERLDLAVRYHASLATTGNQRGFIGPREVSRLWERHILNCAVLTEAIPADAQRLADVGSGAGLPGVPVAIARPDLSITLIEPLLKRSTYLHEVVEELGLSNVRVVRGRAEEKGVRAEVGRFDVVTSRAVAPLGKLARWCMPLVRPGGKMIALKGASVHEEWERDHSTITKAGGGLANIMTVGEGVLEQPTTVISIPRRR; from the coding sequence ATGTTTCACGTGAAACCAGAGCTGCAGGATGGCCCGACGAGCAAACTGGCTCTGCCACCGGAGAGCGCCCAGAGTGTGTTTGGTGAGCGGCTAGATCTAGCGGTGCGCTATCACGCCTCCCTAGCCACTACGGGAAACCAACGCGGCTTCATCGGTCCGCGTGAGGTGTCTAGGCTCTGGGAGCGGCACATCCTCAATTGCGCAGTGCTCACCGAGGCTATCCCCGCCGATGCCCAGCGGCTGGCCGATGTGGGATCCGGGGCGGGCCTGCCGGGCGTTCCGGTGGCTATTGCGCGGCCGGATCTTTCCATCACCCTGATCGAGCCGCTGCTGAAGCGTTCTACCTATCTCCATGAGGTAGTCGAGGAGCTCGGCTTGAGCAATGTGCGGGTAGTGCGCGGCCGCGCTGAGGAAAAGGGCGTGCGTGCCGAGGTCGGTCGTTTCGATGTGGTGACCTCCCGTGCGGTGGCCCCCTTGGGCAAGCTGGCGCGCTGGTGCATGCCGCTCGTTCGGCCAGGGGGAAAAATGATTGCGCTCAAGGGCGCGAGCGTGCACGAGGAGTGGGAGCGTGACCACTCCACCATCACCAAAGCGGGCGGTGGTCTTGCCAACATCATGACTGTTGGTGAAGGGGTGCTCGAGCAGCCCACCACGGTGATCAGCATTCCACGGCGGCGCTAG
- the trxB gene encoding thioredoxin-disulfide reductase, whose protein sequence is MCITHHPRNRRTYPTVSDTIHDVIIIGSGPAGYTAAIYAARAELKPLVFEGYEYGGSLMTTTEVENFPGFAEGIMGPELMEQMRSQAERFGADLRMEMVDSVELSGEVKIVRSGEEEFQARSVILAMGSAPRYVGVPGEKEFLGRGVSACATCDGFFFKDTEIAVVGGGDSAMEEATFLTKFASKVTIIHRREEFRASKIMLERAKNNEKIEFLVNKVVEEVRGDSKVSSLLLRDTVTNETSELPVAAMFVAIGADPRSDIAAGQVELTDTKHVRVQEPSTRTSVPGVFAVGDLVDNHYQQAITAAGTGCRAAIDAQQYLGELEDDLH, encoded by the coding sequence ATGTGCATAACCCACCATCCACGTAATAGAAGGACATACCCCACTGTGAGCGATACGATCCACGACGTCATCATTATCGGTTCCGGCCCCGCCGGCTACACCGCCGCCATCTACGCCGCCCGCGCCGAGCTGAAGCCGCTGGTGTTTGAGGGCTACGAGTACGGCGGGTCCCTCATGACGACCACCGAGGTGGAGAATTTCCCCGGTTTCGCCGAGGGCATCATGGGCCCGGAGTTGATGGAGCAGATGCGCTCCCAGGCGGAGCGCTTCGGGGCCGATCTGCGCATGGAGATGGTGGACTCGGTGGAGCTGTCCGGCGAGGTGAAGATCGTGCGCTCGGGCGAGGAGGAATTCCAGGCCCGCAGCGTGATCTTGGCCATGGGCTCCGCCCCACGCTATGTGGGTGTGCCGGGGGAGAAGGAGTTCCTCGGCCGCGGCGTGTCCGCCTGTGCCACCTGCGATGGTTTCTTCTTCAAGGACACCGAGATTGCCGTGGTCGGCGGCGGCGATTCCGCCATGGAGGAGGCCACCTTCCTCACCAAGTTTGCCTCCAAGGTCACGATCATTCACCGCCGCGAGGAGTTCCGCGCCTCCAAGATCATGCTGGAGCGGGCCAAGAACAACGAGAAGATCGAGTTCCTGGTGAACAAGGTGGTCGAAGAGGTGCGTGGCGATTCCAAGGTGTCCTCGCTACTGCTGCGCGATACCGTGACCAATGAGACCTCGGAGCTGCCGGTGGCCGCAATGTTCGTGGCCATTGGTGCGGATCCCCGCTCGGACATTGCAGCCGGGCAGGTGGAGCTCACCGACACCAAGCATGTGCGGGTCCAGGAGCCTTCTACCCGCACCAGCGTGCCCGGTGTCTTCGCCGTGGGCGACCTGGTGGATAATCACTATCAGCAGGCCATTACCGCGGCCGGCACCGGCTGCCGCGCCGCTATCGACGCTCAGCAGTATCTGGGTGAACTCGAAGATGACCTGCACTAA
- a CDS encoding ParB/RepB/Spo0J family partition protein → MANETRKGGLGRGLAALIPDGSAKPRLGNNAASIVLGDGPRTPGEDSTQSRGQKGGSQGGQKPSQKGNAGQRGNGRGSASQGGATGRNGGPRRRPENVHEDYSTPVGATYREIPIGLIEPNEKQPREVFDEQAMAELTHSIKEFGLMQPIVVREVAEGYELIMGERRWRAATKAGMQEIPAIVRETEDSTMLRDALLENIHRVQLNPLEEAAAYQQLLEEFGVTQAQLADRLGRSRPVITNMIRLLALPVSVQRKVAAGVLSAGHARALLGVKVGEEAQEKLAQRIVAEGLSVRATEEAVTLLNRGEEAEKKKPREKAPQPEYLSHAAESLADSLDTKVTVQAGKKKGKIIVEFAGREDFERIVELLGR, encoded by the coding sequence ATGGCGAATGAAACTCGTAAAGGCGGTCTCGGCCGCGGTCTAGCAGCCCTGATCCCCGATGGCTCCGCCAAGCCTCGGCTCGGCAATAACGCCGCGAGCATCGTCTTGGGCGATGGGCCGCGCACTCCCGGCGAGGACTCTACGCAGTCACGCGGGCAGAAAGGCGGCTCGCAGGGCGGCCAGAAGCCCAGCCAGAAGGGCAATGCGGGGCAGCGCGGCAACGGCCGTGGCTCCGCCAGCCAAGGCGGCGCTACGGGCCGCAACGGTGGCCCGCGCCGTCGCCCAGAGAATGTACACGAGGACTACTCCACCCCCGTGGGCGCGACCTACCGGGAGATCCCCATCGGGCTGATCGAGCCCAATGAAAAGCAGCCCCGTGAGGTCTTCGACGAGCAGGCCATGGCTGAGTTGACTCACTCCATCAAGGAGTTCGGCCTCATGCAGCCGATAGTGGTACGCGAGGTGGCTGAGGGTTATGAGCTCATCATGGGTGAGCGCCGTTGGCGTGCCGCCACCAAGGCCGGCATGCAGGAGATTCCCGCGATCGTTCGCGAGACCGAGGACTCCACGATGCTGCGCGACGCCCTGCTGGAAAATATCCACCGGGTGCAGCTCAACCCGCTCGAAGAGGCCGCCGCCTATCAGCAGCTGCTAGAGGAATTTGGTGTCACCCAGGCACAGCTGGCCGATAGGCTGGGCCGCTCCCGCCCGGTCATCACCAACATGATCCGCCTGCTGGCCCTACCGGTCTCCGTGCAGCGCAAGGTTGCTGCTGGGGTGCTCAGCGCCGGTCACGCCCGCGCCCTGCTGGGCGTGAAGGTGGGCGAGGAAGCCCAAGAGAAGCTCGCGCAGCGCATCGTGGCCGAGGGGCTGAGCGTGCGCGCCACCGAGGAGGCCGTCACCCTGCTCAACCGTGGTGAGGAGGCGGAGAAGAAGAAGCCGCGGGAAAAGGCCCCGCAGCCGGAGTATCTCAGCCACGCCGCCGAGTCCTTGGCCGATAGCCTCGACACCAAGGTGACGGTGCAGGCCGGCAAGAAGAAGGGCAAGATCATCGTGGAGTTCGCCGGCCGCGAGGACTTTGAGCGCATCGTCGAGCTTCTCGGACGCTAA
- a CDS encoding N-acetylmuramoyl-L-alanine amidase, with the protein MVDVLRVGDRSPRVAEVRKSLARLGLLSVDESADGSADDFDSYAAIDTLFDSALAEVVRGFQQSRGIIADGHVGETTLRALREASYTLGARVLQYQPNNTLVGDDVVQLQTQLQELGFYTDRVDGRYGPNSFDAVKNYQLNYGLETDGICGPKTIKALSRLGLRITGGSPQAIREDEQIRRAGPRLAGKRVVIDPGLGGKDQGMTVVGTYGAITEEEILWDIATRLEGRMIAAGMETILSRPRGDNASTESRADVANAFGADLMICLQADRYKNDKASGVATFYFGSELGSSSLTGEKLSGFIQREIVARTQMTNCGNHGRTWELLRLTQMPTVEVVTGYLTNTEDVAKLTDPMVRDDIAEAIVVAVKRLYLMDADDQPTGTYNFAELLEQENR; encoded by the coding sequence GTGGTGGACGTTTTGCGGGTTGGTGACCGTAGCCCGCGCGTAGCGGAAGTACGGAAGAGCCTTGCTCGTCTAGGACTGCTCTCCGTCGACGAATCCGCCGACGGATCAGCCGATGATTTCGACAGCTACGCGGCAATCGACACGCTGTTTGACTCCGCCCTCGCCGAGGTCGTCCGTGGCTTCCAGCAGTCCCGCGGCATCATCGCCGACGGACACGTGGGCGAAACCACGCTCCGCGCACTCCGCGAAGCCTCCTACACTCTGGGGGCCCGTGTGCTGCAATACCAGCCAAATAACACCCTGGTGGGCGATGATGTGGTGCAGCTGCAAACCCAGCTGCAAGAACTCGGCTTCTACACCGATCGCGTCGACGGCCGCTATGGCCCGAATTCCTTCGACGCGGTGAAGAACTACCAGCTCAACTACGGTCTTGAGACCGATGGTATTTGCGGGCCGAAAACCATCAAGGCCTTGAGCCGACTGGGCCTACGCATCACCGGCGGCTCCCCGCAGGCCATCCGCGAGGACGAGCAGATTCGCCGCGCCGGCCCGCGTCTCGCCGGCAAGCGCGTGGTCATCGACCCCGGCCTCGGCGGCAAGGACCAAGGCATGACGGTGGTGGGCACCTATGGTGCCATTACCGAGGAGGAGATCCTCTGGGATATCGCCACCCGGCTTGAGGGCCGGATGATCGCCGCCGGCATGGAGACCATCCTTTCCCGCCCGCGCGGGGATAATGCCTCCACCGAATCCCGCGCCGATGTGGCCAACGCCTTTGGCGCTGATCTCATGATCTGCCTGCAGGCTGATCGCTACAAGAACGACAAAGCCTCCGGGGTGGCCACCTTCTACTTCGGTTCTGAGCTTGGCTCCTCCTCACTGACAGGGGAGAAGCTCTCCGGCTTCATCCAGCGCGAGATCGTTGCCCGCACACAGATGACCAATTGCGGCAACCATGGCCGCACTTGGGAGCTCCTGCGGCTGACCCAGATGCCCACCGTGGAGGTCGTCACCGGCTATCTCACCAACACCGAGGACGTGGCGAAGCTGACGGATCCGATGGTGCGCGATGATATCGCCGAGGCCATCGTGGTGGCCGTCAAGCGCCTCTACCTCATGGATGCCGATGACCAGCCCACCGGCACCTATAACTTCGCGGAACTGCTCGAACAGGAAAACCGCTAA
- a CDS encoding ParA family protein: protein MQDSTWDDTPIAAAAQRAAQVRTPNALKLPRPERPRIMTIANQKGGVGKTTSSVNLAAGLAICGLRVLVIDLDPQGNASTALGVEHRAGTVSSYELLLGEATAEDAMQSCELSENLFCIPATIDLAGSEIELVSMVRREYRLADAINEDFLTEHDLDYVLIDCPPSLGLLTINAMTAVNEVIIPIQCEYYALEGVGQLLNNISMISTHLNPELHISAILLTMYDGRTKLAEQVTSEVRNHFGEVVLTTVIPRSVKVSEAPGYGQTVLEYDPGSRGAMAYLDAARELNNRGDYPATEESSPIGQAPE, encoded by the coding sequence ATGCAGGACTCTACGTGGGACGACACGCCCATCGCCGCTGCGGCACAGCGGGCGGCGCAGGTGCGCACCCCGAATGCGTTAAAGCTGCCTCGGCCCGAGCGCCCGCGCATCATGACGATTGCGAACCAGAAGGGCGGGGTGGGTAAAACCACGAGTTCCGTCAACCTTGCCGCAGGCCTGGCGATATGCGGGCTACGGGTGCTGGTGATCGATCTTGACCCCCAGGGCAACGCCTCCACCGCGCTCGGCGTGGAGCATCGGGCAGGCACGGTCTCGAGCTATGAGCTGCTGCTCGGCGAGGCCACCGCCGAAGATGCGATGCAAAGCTGCGAGCTCTCGGAGAATCTCTTTTGCATCCCCGCCACCATTGATCTCGCCGGATCGGAAATTGAGCTGGTATCCATGGTGCGCCGCGAATACCGCCTGGCCGATGCCATCAACGAGGACTTCCTCACCGAGCACGATCTGGACTATGTGCTCATCGACTGCCCGCCTTCGCTGGGTCTTTTGACGATCAACGCGATGACCGCTGTGAACGAGGTGATCATCCCGATCCAATGTGAGTACTACGCGCTCGAGGGCGTGGGCCAGCTGCTGAATAACATCTCCATGATCAGCACCCACCTCAACCCGGAGCTGCACATCTCCGCCATCCTGCTCACCATGTACGACGGCCGCACCAAGCTGGCCGAGCAGGTCACCAGCGAGGTGCGCAATCACTTCGGCGAGGTTGTACTCACCACCGTGATTCCCCGCAGCGTGAAGGTGTCGGAGGCGCCCGGCTATGGGCAAACCGTGCTGGAATACGATCCCGGCTCTCGGGGTGCGATGGCCTATCTGGACGCCGCGCGCGAGCTGAACAATCGCGGCGACTACCCCGCCACCGAGGAGTCCTCCCCCATCGGTCAAGCCCCCGAATAA